Below is a genomic region from Candidatus Binatus sp..
TGCTTCCAGCGCTGTTCGAACCGAACGCCCATAACCTCGGCTTCCTCACGGAACCAACCGGCTCCGACGCCCAGGATCAGCCGCCCGCCGGAATAGAGATCGAGGGTTGCGGCCGCACGCGCGGTGTCGATCACGTTGTGCTGAGCCAGCAGCAGGATGCCGGTGCCAAGCTTGATTCGCTTGGTCGCCGCGGCCGCGATCGCGAGCATCACCCACGTCTCGGCCAGCTGGGCGTACATCGCCGGCACCTTACCGTCGGCCGAGCGGGGATAATGAGTGGCGTAGCTCGAAGGCACGCAGGAATGCTCGACGCTCCAGATCGATTCGACGCCGAGGTTCTCCGCCTCATGCGCGATCGCGCCTGGATCGCCCGAGGCTGCCGTCAGAGGCAGCGAAACTCCCATCTTCATTGTTACCGTCCTCGCTGACTTGGGGATTCAACCGATCGCTACCGTGTACGCATTAACACGGCGCTTCCAGGGGCGAAAGCGCGCAATCGATCTATGAAGCGTTCGTCAAACCGGCATCTACAAGGGCCGCGCCAATCACAGCTTTGCCGCCTTGCGGTCAACCAGTGAATGCGTGATCGCCGTGCCGGCGCTGAAACTGGCGCCCAAAGTCGTGAAAGTGGGGAACTGCTCCGGGCGCGACTTGGACAAGTTTATGGCGTTCGGACTAACGCCGATACCGGCCTCACGGATTGCAGCGCCTCTGGTGGCCGAATGTTTTGCCAATCTTGAATGCAAGGTGACCGACACCAGCCTGGTGAAGAGATACAGCCTCTTCGTCTTCGAAGTGCTCAAGGCCTGGAGAGATCCGGCACAGAAGAACCCTAAGACCATCCACCATCAGGGATACGGCAAATTCATCGTCGATGGCGAGACGATCAAGCTGAAGTCGAGGATGCGATAGTGGTCGCCACAATGCGTGCTGTCACGGGGCGCTCTGCCCGACCGCCGTCATGGATTCGCGCCGCCGCGCATCGTCATAGGTGTAGGCGGCGCGCTTGCCTCTTCAGCCACCATATACCCAACGCCAGAGTGATCGAACGCAGCTTCGGCAAGGCCGCTCGCTGCGCCCTCCGCCGGAAGGGCGATAGCTGGCGAGACTCGAGACCTATATCGAGGACGCTCGCACAGCGCCGCTGAACGCACCGGCAATCGAGGCTCCTTCAGCCAATCTCATAATTGCTATTACCATCGGCAGCTAGCCTCCGATGCGCTGTGGTATGAACTCGCCCGCGAAAGATGACACACACGCCATGACGTGGGTGATCGCATCCGTATCGTATTCATCTCCCGATCGGTACGTTTCGAAATAGGAGTTCAATCGCGCGACGCGCTCCGGCCACGCCTCAGCGGCCTGCAGGCCGACCGAGACGCCGAAGTTAGTGAAGGCAAATTTCACCGAATGCGCTCCCGGCTCGCGGCAGAAGTAGCCGGGCGGATCGATCCACATTCGGTCAAGTATCGCGAGGCTCCGCTCGCGCTGAACGCGCGCCCACTGTTCCTCAGGAAAGAAGCACGTCATCCATAGCATCATTCCAAGACCGAGGTCTTGGGTGATGACCAGGTTTTCGTAGCTTCGTTCGACGATGGTTTTCATCTGCCGGATCTCGTCTGCAAGCGTATCTTCATCAAGTAGCCGGTAAACAATGTATCCATGGAACGGATCGAGCGAGCCTGGTCCGAAACCCGGGTATGCTCCGCTCAAGTCTTCGAGCATTTTCCAGCGCACGCCTCGACCCGGAATCAGGAAAGCGGGATGGATGTCCTTCACCAGCCGGATCGCTTTCGTGCGATATTCGGGAACTATCCTGCCCAGTCGTGATAGCGCGAAAACCCACATCGCCAGATAGTGAAAGTATTGGCCGTCACGATCTGCGGCTTCGCCAATTCGCAGGCCGCGCCGGCGTCCCAGCACCCGCTCAACGTCCGCGACCAGCCGCTGAGCTTCGTCCAAGAACTTGCTCTGGCCCAGTTTGTGGTAGAGCGAAACCAACAGAACGACGCCGAAAGCGTCGGTCCATAGGTATCGCATTCCATTGGGCCAGATGCGTTGTTCGCGCATCCAGTCGAGCTTGCTCAATACCCTTGCGACAGTCGCGGTCATCTCATATGTCCGGAATTATTTTCGTGAATCTGCGACAATCCTGCCGGTCTGCTCCGATCCTGAATCGACCCGCGGACCAAGGATACGATTCAACTCGTCGGAACCAACCGTCTCCTCGCGCAGCAGCGCTTCTACCAGCCGATCCAGCCGCTCTCTTGAGTCGGTGAGGCAGCAGCGGACGCGTTCATGGGTCTCTTGCAGCAAGCACAGGACTTCCTGGTCAATTCGCGCAGCCGTCGCTTCGCTGTAATCGCGCCCCTGCGAAATCTCGTAACCCAGAAAAGGTTGCTGCTCGTCAGTTTTGAAAGCGACGAGTCCGAGCTTGCTCATCCCCCAGCGCGTTACCATCCGGCGAGCCAGACGGGTTGCTTCCACCAGGTCATTCTCCGCGCCAGTGGTCACGTCGCCAAAGACGATCTCCTCCGAAGTGCGCCCGCCCAGCATCACTGCCAGCCGCGCCTTTAGATAGGACAGGCTCAGGTTGTGGCGCTCTTCGCCCGGGACCTGCTCCGTCATCCCGAGAGCCTGTCCGTGCGGCACAATCGTCACCTTGTGCACCGGATCTGCGGCCGGCGTCATCCACGCCACTACTGCGTGTCCGCACTCGTGATAGGCGACCACGCGCCGCTCGCCTGGATTCACCAGGTGTGGTTGGGCCGCACCCATCCGAACCTTGTCTTCACTCTCTTCGAAATCGGCCATGGTAACCGCCGGACGATTATTTCTCGCCGCGGTAAGCGCCGCCTCATTGCAAAGGTTAGCCAGGTCCGCCCCGCTCATGCCGATCGTGCTGCGCGCGAGAGTAGCCAAATCGACATCGGTGGAAAGTCGCAGCCTGCGCGTGTGGATGCGCAAGATGCCTTCGCGCCCTTTCCGATCCGGAAGACCAAACACCACCTGACGATCGAAACGCCCCGGCCGCAGCAGCGCCGGATCGAGAACGTCCGGCCGATTGGTCGCCGCGAGAATGATGACCTCGATACGCTCGTCAAAACCATCGAGTTCGCCCAACAACTGGTTCAATGTCTGCTCGCGCTCGTCGTTGGTGGCTCCCAGGCCCGCGCCCCGCCGCCGTCCAACCGCGTCGAGCTCATCAATAAACACGATCGACGGCGCCGCCGCTTTGGCTTGCTGGAAGAGATCTCGTACGCGGCTCGCTCCTACTCCGACAAACATCTCGATGAACTCGGACGCATTGAGGCTGAAGAACGGAACCCCCGCCTCGCCGGCTACTGCGCGTGCCATAAGAGTTTTGCCGGTTCCCGGCGCTCCGACCAGTAGCACGC
It encodes:
- the ftsH gene encoding ATP-dependent zinc metalloprotease FtsH encodes the protein MVACGVVSEVRRSKRTATRVIAPAIESRSPGQAVAALPGSCECCQRRRMRQMAQQEGKPEKRMPGTRQPQLPRGVLFWWLISLAVFLWYVTGLWPPSQPKARIPYSVFLAQIREDNVRSVHIARDAIDGAFAKPLVWPPASGTAELSSKPPPPAAPSQPASAKAASPAAIAYREFATTFPAAVGDAGLMPLLIAHHVIVEVSSSSMPWFVEMLVEWGPLILLFGFFWWMSNRAVRSQSGLFGFGRMRAKRYSSEQPKVTFDDVAGADEAKAELQEEVDFLKHPQKYHDLGARIPKGVLLVGAPGTGKTLMARAVAGEAGVPFFSLNASEFIEMFVGVGASRVRDLFQQAKAAAPSIVFIDELDAVGRRRGAGLGATNDEREQTLNQLLGELDGFDERIEVIILAATNRPDVLDPALLRPGRFDRQVVFGLPDRKGREGILRIHTRRLRLSTDVDLATLARSTIGMSGADLANLCNEAALTAARNNRPAVTMADFEESEDKVRMGAAQPHLVNPGERRVVAYHECGHAVVAWMTPAADPVHKVTIVPHGQALGMTEQVPGEERHNLSLSYLKARLAVMLGGRTSEEIVFGDVTTGAENDLVEATRLARRMVTRWGMSKLGLVAFKTDEQQPFLGYEISQGRDYSEATAARIDQEVLCLLQETHERVRCCLTDSRERLDRLVEALLREETVGSDELNRILGPRVDSGSEQTGRIVADSRK